One part of the Sorangiineae bacterium MSr11954 genome encodes these proteins:
- a CDS encoding AAA family ATPase has protein sequence MSELPTVVVLGASRERYARAKSALTGTAFVSRELGTLAMTKGRIVIVDLAGDLERGLRMVEEVRRVIANVQIIALAEDKDPDVILRAMRAGACEFALFREGQGLADVVKPLLRREAAARQGGTIVSLFPAKGGVGATTLAVNLACALCRKDARVLLVDLDRQLGDVLAFLDMAPRGSMADIVKNLHRLDRELLLSSLARHASGPFVVAQADALAQEDGEPVAPAQITALLQLAARHFDWVVCDGLRGFDESSVAVLDASNHVELVLTQDVIALRNAKYRLDLLQRLGYEKDKVGLVINRYHPRGSIDPGSMAENLGFEVRSTIADDPGAASAAMNRGIPLAEVAPRSKAVSDMTAFAARLSGAGEVERGGFFRALFRRLESPRPVTDSAEKKGEGYDVARRSPEAT, from the coding sequence ATGTCTGAGCTTCCGACCGTGGTCGTTCTGGGGGCGTCGCGCGAGCGGTACGCGCGGGCAAAATCGGCGTTGACGGGCACGGCGTTCGTGAGCCGGGAGCTCGGGACCTTGGCCATGACCAAGGGGCGCATCGTCATCGTCGACCTCGCGGGCGATCTCGAGCGCGGTCTGCGTATGGTCGAGGAGGTCCGGAGGGTCATCGCCAATGTGCAGATCATCGCCCTGGCCGAGGACAAAGATCCCGACGTGATCCTGCGCGCCATGCGCGCCGGCGCGTGCGAGTTCGCGCTCTTTCGCGAAGGGCAGGGGCTCGCCGACGTGGTGAAGCCGCTCTTGCGGCGCGAGGCAGCGGCGCGCCAGGGGGGGACGATCGTATCGCTGTTTCCTGCGAAGGGGGGCGTGGGCGCGACCACGTTGGCGGTCAATCTGGCGTGCGCGCTCTGCCGAAAGGACGCGCGGGTGCTGCTCGTCGACTTGGATCGGCAGCTCGGCGACGTCCTCGCCTTTCTGGATATGGCGCCGCGCGGATCGATGGCGGATATCGTCAAGAACCTGCACCGGCTCGATCGCGAGCTCCTGCTCTCCTCGCTCGCCCGCCACGCCTCCGGCCCCTTCGTGGTGGCGCAAGCCGACGCGCTCGCGCAAGAAGACGGCGAGCCGGTGGCCCCCGCGCAAATCACGGCGCTCCTCCAGCTCGCCGCGCGCCACTTCGATTGGGTCGTATGCGATGGCCTGCGCGGGTTCGACGAGTCGTCGGTGGCCGTGCTCGACGCGTCGAACCACGTGGAGTTGGTCCTCACGCAAGACGTCATCGCGCTACGGAATGCCAAATACCGGCTCGATCTGCTCCAGCGGCTCGGTTACGAAAAAGACAAAGTCGGGCTGGTGATCAACCGCTATCATCCTCGGGGCAGCATCGATCCGGGATCGATGGCCGAGAACTTGGGGTTCGAGGTTCGCTCCACCATCGCCGACGATCCCGGCGCGGCGAGCGCGGCCATGAACCGCGGGATCCCTCTCGCCGAGGTGGCGCCGCGCTCGAAGGCGGTCTCCGATATGACGGCCTTCGCGGCCCGCCTCTCCGGCGCGGGCGAGGTGGAGCGCGGAGGCTTTTTCCGCGCGCTCTTTCGCCGCCTCGAATCACCCCGCCCCGTGACCGATTCCGCCGAGAAGAAGGGAGAAGGCTACGATGTCGCTCGACGCTCGCCTGAAGCAACCTAA
- a CDS encoding type II and III secretion system protein family protein — translation MNKPIARGTVAAAFAFFLALGAGRAHAEPQTLRISREMTSSRELSLEVGQNRLLEMSSALGRVSVANPEVADLKVITNTQLLLTAKGVGDTYLTVWDKSDVPLVLSLHVSRNLDALQKQLKELFPGEDIVASSAGDLVVLSGEVSDIRVPERALAVGRLHAQKIANQLKVRGHQQVQLEVKFSEVSRTGLREVGFNFFHNNGDRVGGMAGPAQAVGAFANAAPNRVPGADIPGVPAVYPGGRADAFSLFFSGLSQFPFSVVLSLLEQNLLAKTLAEPTLVSMTGQEARFLAGGEFPIPLATGFGTVQVTYKKFGIQLVFTPTVLSDGLINLKLATEVSEIDPSVGVQIGGFTVPGLSSRQSDTTVRMRDGQSFAIAGLLSDKSRNSMAKVPGLGDIPILGMLFRSSQFRRDETELLVVITARLVHPLGGRAAPALPGGDEVNDPDDFALFVLGRTAQSPSHPPSRGEAVSVPGHHLGGPAGQVGYIR, via the coding sequence GTGAACAAGCCTATCGCCCGAGGTACCGTGGCCGCAGCGTTTGCCTTCTTCCTCGCGCTCGGCGCGGGCCGCGCGCACGCGGAGCCGCAAACGTTGCGGATCAGCCGCGAGATGACGTCGTCGCGGGAGCTCTCCCTGGAGGTCGGACAGAACCGGCTCCTCGAAATGTCCTCGGCGCTGGGGCGGGTGTCGGTCGCCAACCCCGAGGTGGCGGACTTGAAGGTCATCACGAATACGCAACTTCTCCTCACCGCCAAAGGAGTAGGCGATACGTACCTCACCGTCTGGGACAAATCGGACGTGCCGCTCGTCCTCTCCCTCCATGTCTCGCGCAACCTGGACGCCCTGCAAAAACAGCTGAAAGAGCTCTTCCCCGGCGAGGACATCGTCGCGTCGTCCGCCGGCGATCTCGTCGTCCTCTCCGGCGAAGTGTCGGATATCCGCGTCCCCGAGCGCGCCCTCGCCGTGGGACGGCTGCACGCCCAGAAGATCGCCAATCAGCTCAAGGTGCGCGGCCATCAGCAAGTGCAGTTGGAGGTGAAATTCTCCGAGGTGTCGCGCACGGGTCTGCGCGAAGTCGGGTTCAACTTCTTTCACAACAACGGTGACCGGGTCGGCGGAATGGCGGGTCCCGCGCAGGCGGTGGGCGCGTTTGCCAACGCCGCGCCCAATCGCGTTCCGGGCGCGGACATTCCGGGCGTCCCCGCGGTCTACCCGGGGGGACGCGCCGATGCGTTCTCGCTCTTCTTCTCGGGGCTATCGCAGTTCCCGTTCTCCGTGGTCCTCTCGCTCCTCGAGCAGAACCTGCTCGCCAAGACGCTCGCCGAGCCCACCCTCGTCTCGATGACCGGTCAGGAAGCGCGGTTTCTCGCGGGCGGCGAGTTCCCCATTCCCCTCGCGACGGGCTTCGGCACCGTGCAAGTTACATATAAAAAATTTGGTATTCAGCTCGTCTTCACCCCCACCGTGCTCTCCGATGGGCTCATCAATTTGAAGCTCGCCACCGAGGTGTCCGAGATCGATCCCTCGGTGGGCGTGCAGATCGGCGGGTTCACGGTCCCGGGGCTCAGCTCCCGCCAGAGCGACACCACCGTGCGTATGCGCGATGGGCAAAGCTTCGCGATCGCCGGCCTCTTGTCCGACAAATCGCGGAACTCGATGGCCAAGGTGCCGGGGCTCGGGGACATTCCCATCCTGGGGATGCTCTTTCGCTCCTCGCAGTTTCGCCGGGACGAGACCGAGCTCCTCGTCGTCATCACCGCGCGCCTGGTGCACCCGCTCGGAGGGCGCGCCGCGCCCGCCCTCCCGGGCGGCGACGAGGTCAACGATCCGGACGACTTTGCGTTGTTCGTGCTCGGTCGCACGGCGCAGAGCCCGAGCCATCCGCCCTCCCGCGGGGAGGCGGTCTCCGTGCCGGGGCATCACCTCGGCGGGCCCGCCGGTCAAGTGGGGTATATCCGATGA
- the cpaB gene encoding Flp pilus assembly protein CpaB → MAIYSSEGTIGKAPPRPGGASRKVRVRAIVFMTIALAAGSASAWMVVRYVARHAGSGTPVAVNNVVVAAVDVPVASKLTPDQLKIVDWPASARPQGSFERVGDVEGRVTSAALVAGEPIVEARLSPKGAAPGMASLIPPNMRAMTVPVNEVVGVGGFIHPGDLVDVITTMQEPLGSWAPAGQPEYRSKIVLQNIRVLAAGQRLATDGNKPETVPAVTLLVSPDEAERLALSSTQGKLQLTMRSQSDSDSADTHGVSPRELLDAPHAAPAPPPPAAPETPVRRRSKPAHPAPVALAQAQASTVDVVEVLHGDRIEKRNVASEPRPLATKGTR, encoded by the coding sequence ATGGCCATTTATTCCTCCGAGGGCACGATCGGTAAAGCGCCACCACGTCCCGGCGGCGCGTCGCGCAAGGTACGGGTGCGCGCGATCGTATTCATGACCATCGCGCTCGCGGCCGGATCGGCGTCGGCGTGGATGGTCGTTCGATATGTCGCGCGCCACGCCGGGTCGGGCACGCCCGTGGCGGTGAACAACGTGGTGGTGGCCGCGGTCGACGTGCCCGTTGCCTCCAAGCTGACACCGGACCAGCTCAAGATCGTGGACTGGCCCGCCAGCGCGCGGCCGCAGGGCTCCTTCGAGCGGGTGGGCGACGTGGAGGGCCGGGTGACCAGCGCGGCCCTCGTCGCGGGCGAACCCATCGTCGAAGCGCGTTTGAGCCCAAAGGGCGCGGCGCCGGGCATGGCCTCGCTCATCCCTCCCAACATGCGCGCCATGACGGTCCCCGTGAACGAGGTCGTCGGCGTCGGCGGCTTCATTCACCCTGGCGATCTCGTGGACGTCATCACCACCATGCAAGAGCCTTTGGGCTCCTGGGCGCCCGCGGGCCAGCCGGAATATCGGTCCAAAATCGTTTTGCAAAACATTCGCGTCCTCGCCGCCGGGCAGCGCTTGGCCACCGACGGCAACAAGCCCGAGACGGTGCCGGCGGTGACCTTGCTGGTGTCGCCCGACGAAGCCGAGCGCCTCGCCCTCTCGTCGACCCAGGGCAAGCTCCAGCTCACCATGCGCTCGCAGAGCGACAGCGACAGCGCCGATACGCACGGCGTGTCCCCGCGCGAGCTGCTCGACGCGCCCCACGCCGCCCCCGCGCCGCCGCCGCCCGCTGCACCCGAGACGCCCGTCCGCCGCCGCAGCAAGCCCGCGCACCCCGCCCCGGTCGCCCTCGCGCAGGCGCAGGCCAGCACCGTCGATGTGGTCGAAGTCCTCCACGGCGACCGCATCGAAAAGAGAAATGTCGCATCCGAACCCCGGCCGCTCGCCACGAAAGGGACCCGGTGA
- a CDS encoding pilus assembly protein produces the protein MKRASWQKLWLRPSSGTASIEFALILLPFSLLLLGMIDYGWYFFVDLACTNAVREGARTATTVPGACPNTAATNAGVAATSQALSNLLPADYAPSVTATCTTSSGSPRFSVSLTLDFVRLTGFTLVPMPSGGGGQVRVQTSATMRGTP, from the coding sequence ATGAAGCGCGCGTCGTGGCAAAAGCTCTGGCTGCGGCCCAGCTCGGGCACGGCGTCCATCGAATTTGCGCTCATCCTTCTACCGTTCTCGCTCCTTCTTCTGGGGATGATCGATTACGGCTGGTACTTCTTCGTCGATCTGGCGTGCACGAACGCCGTTCGCGAGGGGGCGCGCACCGCCACCACGGTCCCGGGCGCGTGTCCGAACACGGCAGCCACCAACGCCGGCGTCGCGGCTACGAGCCAGGCGCTCTCCAATTTGCTCCCCGCCGATTATGCACCGAGCGTCACCGCCACCTGCACGACCTCCTCGGGGAGCCCCCGGTTTTCGGTCTCGCTCACCCTCGACTTCGTCCGATTGACCGGCTTCACCTTGGTCCCCATGCCCAGCGGCGGCGGGGGCCAAGTCCGCGTTCAGACCTCCGCCACCATGCGGGGGACCCCCTGA
- a CDS encoding A24 family peptidase — protein MYAPAPDGISLVFLCCAITAAAIIDSCWRRIPNPLTASIAITGFVHAAFAGGPYGALASLFGAGAGVMLLLGPYIKGLVGGGDVKYLGAVGAWVGALSAVRILVLGAAAGGVLAFVFMLRLKAGDRLRVLCSIVSFARFGELAVPSPEHLAGRERARGIPYGVALTLAALWELLAGARG, from the coding sequence ATGTACGCTCCCGCGCCGGATGGTATTTCGCTCGTCTTTCTTTGCTGTGCAATCACGGCTGCTGCGATCATCGATTCGTGCTGGCGTAGGATCCCCAACCCGCTGACCGCGAGCATCGCGATCACCGGGTTCGTTCATGCGGCTTTTGCCGGCGGGCCATATGGCGCGCTGGCATCGCTGTTCGGCGCGGGGGCGGGGGTGATGCTGCTTTTGGGGCCCTACATCAAGGGCCTCGTCGGCGGCGGCGACGTGAAATATCTGGGTGCGGTCGGAGCCTGGGTCGGCGCTCTCTCCGCCGTGCGCATCCTCGTGCTGGGCGCTGCCGCCGGCGGGGTCCTGGCGTTCGTGTTCATGCTGCGTTTGAAGGCGGGCGACCGGCTTCGCGTCCTTTGCAGCATCGTGTCCTTTGCGCGCTTCGGTGAGCTCGCGGTGCCCTCCCCAGAGCACCTCGCCGGCCGCGAGCGCGCGCGGGGCATCCCTTATGGGGTGGCGCTGACGCTGGCTGCCCTGTGGGAGCTCCTCGCAGGAGCGCGAGGATGA
- a CDS encoding Flp family type IVb pilin, whose translation MTIILMKFANSLCRRDEGATAIEYGLIASLIAVAIITGATAVGSGVSATFTSVAGHL comes from the coding sequence ATGACCATCATCCTCATGAAGTTTGCGAATTCGCTCTGCCGCCGCGACGAAGGTGCCACCGCCATCGAATACGGTCTCATTGCATCGCTCATCGCCGTCGCCATCATCACCGGCGCCACCGCGGTCGGCAGCGGGGTGTCCGCCACGTTTACCAGCGTCGCCGGTCACCTCTGA
- a CDS encoding GNAT family N-acetyltransferase: protein MPQPVLIPTLDTERLHLRGYRPDDLDACAAMYAAPEFTRHVSERPIPREDVWARMLRYIGHWSVFGFGFWAIEEKATGRYVGEAGLAYFKRDIEPPIDCPEAGWGLAPWAHGKGFATEIVRAIHTWYDAELGPTRTACIVRPANVASIRVAEKCGYRELQRVSFYGAPMIIFERSGAPRS from the coding sequence ATGCCCCAACCCGTCCTCATTCCGACCCTCGACACCGAACGCCTTCACCTCCGCGGCTACCGCCCCGACGATCTCGACGCCTGCGCAGCCATGTACGCGGCGCCCGAGTTCACACGCCACGTCAGCGAGCGGCCCATTCCGCGCGAAGACGTTTGGGCCAGGATGCTGCGCTACATCGGCCACTGGTCCGTATTTGGATTCGGTTTTTGGGCCATCGAGGAGAAGGCCACGGGACGATACGTCGGCGAGGCTGGGCTCGCGTACTTCAAACGCGATATCGAGCCGCCCATCGATTGCCCCGAGGCCGGCTGGGGGCTCGCCCCCTGGGCGCACGGCAAAGGCTTCGCGACCGAGATCGTCCGGGCCATTCACACCTGGTACGACGCGGAGCTCGGCCCGACGCGCACCGCATGCATCGTCCGCCCTGCCAATGTCGCATCCATTCGCGTCGCGGAGAAATGCGGCTACCGCGAGCTGCAGCGCGTTTCGTTCTACGGCGCGCCCATGATCATCTTCGAGCGCAGCGGGGCACCGCGGAGCTGA
- a CDS encoding XdhC family protein: protein MLDAPAIVRAASPLLERRVPFLVATVVRVQGSSYRRPGARLLATAEGRVAGNVSGGCLESDLIRTGLWRTRNGPVVLRYDSRDPEEGDAVLGCGGIVDVLLEQGNGRDRDHPLALLAGALASGQRARMATVFRSTDPDIPLGARWCVRDEELAPPAAKGARATRSDLVERIFSGQWRPSARSASPGYTASSERPASSEPPRATSRSIETGRGAIEVLIEPIVPPPHLFVLGAGLDAFPLVRMAQQIGWSVTVWSASPSFASRARFEAAGATLLGDLDLVRARIDAADRALAIVMGHNVGRDRAALAMALGSRASYIGILGPRHRTVSLAGDFPAKLEDPRVHAPVGLDLGAETPDEVAMSIVAEMLAHLRGASREPLRRRSAIHRASG, encoded by the coding sequence ATGTTGGACGCACCCGCCATCGTCCGCGCCGCATCGCCTTTGCTCGAGCGGCGCGTTCCATTCCTCGTCGCGACGGTCGTGCGCGTGCAAGGCTCGTCGTACCGGCGCCCGGGCGCGCGGCTGCTCGCCACCGCCGAGGGCCGCGTGGCCGGCAATGTCAGCGGCGGATGCCTCGAGAGCGATTTGATTCGCACCGGCCTTTGGCGCACGCGAAACGGACCCGTGGTGCTCCGCTACGACTCCCGGGATCCCGAGGAAGGGGACGCGGTCCTCGGCTGCGGCGGCATCGTCGATGTGCTGCTCGAGCAGGGGAACGGGCGCGATCGCGATCATCCGCTGGCGCTCCTCGCCGGGGCGCTCGCGTCCGGACAGCGGGCGCGGATGGCCACCGTTTTTCGCAGCACCGATCCGGATATCCCGCTCGGCGCGCGCTGGTGCGTTCGCGACGAGGAGCTCGCGCCGCCGGCGGCCAAAGGCGCGCGCGCCACGCGAAGTGATCTCGTGGAGCGGATCTTTTCGGGCCAGTGGAGACCCTCTGCGCGTTCGGCGTCGCCCGGGTACACGGCGTCCTCCGAGCGTCCGGCGTCCTCCGAGCCCCCGCGCGCGACGTCGCGATCCATCGAAACGGGGCGCGGTGCCATCGAGGTGCTCATCGAGCCCATCGTGCCGCCGCCGCACCTCTTCGTGCTGGGCGCGGGCCTCGACGCGTTTCCCTTGGTGCGCATGGCGCAGCAGATCGGATGGTCCGTCACCGTGTGGAGCGCGTCCCCATCGTTCGCGAGCCGCGCGCGCTTCGAAGCCGCCGGCGCCACGCTCCTCGGCGATCTCGACCTCGTGCGCGCGCGCATCGACGCGGCCGACCGCGCTTTGGCCATCGTCATGGGGCACAACGTGGGCCGCGATCGCGCCGCCCTCGCCATGGCCCTCGGGTCGCGGGCGAGCTACATCGGTATCCTCGGCCCGCGCCATCGCACCGTGTCGCTCGCGGGCGATTTCCCTGCGAAGCTCGAGGATCCTCGCGTCCACGCGCCCGTCGGTCTCGACCTCGGCGCCGAGACCCCGGACGAGGTGGCCATGTCCATCGTCGCCGAGATGCTCGCACACCTCCGGGGGGCGAGCCGCGAGCCGCTCCGGCGCCGCAGCGCGATTCACCGTGCATCCGGGTGA